The Toxoplasma gondii ME49 chromosome III, whole genome shotgun sequence genome includes a window with the following:
- a CDS encoding hypothetical protein (encoded by transcript TGME49_253050), which yields MVTYEVRREKERRRLADAGRDVETKTGAIEVVRRTNQPPSFLSSGVLTKRRNHAVARQRVPFKRKKPFQVQHKQIKGLVEDALLIKVTSCLELGERFAGLRPCSEAEKARNGRKRVGDRGNATRQQIKFQMCMPAPAPPRGDVLSTLFASASTEGRRRKCRRRSAASENANKGEKFNKSRQAQVQSAWIRCERLSRLRLRSVALCSPVHACRTEGPLSVSFLLLPLSVVHHFEAQKQTTFFVCRGNEERQPLSSSPLPTLSLLPLSLPLSLAVGCMYTRQTPAAAPHT from the coding sequence GGCAGAGACGTCGAAACGAAGACAGGGGCCATCGAGGTCGTCAGGCGAACAAATCAGCCACcatcctttctctcctctggaGTTCTAACAAAAAGGAGGAACCATGCCGTCGCTCGACAGAGAGTACCTttcaagagaaaaaagcctTTCCAAGTGCAACACAAACAGATAAAAGGCCTCGTGGAGGACGCGCTGCTGATCAAAGTCACTTCCTGTCTGGAGCTCGGAGAGAGATTCGCTGGGCTTCGGCCTTGCTCGGAAGctgagaaagcgagaaatggaaggaagagagtgGGCGACCGCGGAAACGCTACAAGACAACAAATCAAATTCCAAATGTGCATGCCCGCTCCCGCTCCTCCGAGAGGCGACGTCCTCTCGACTCTGTTTGCGTCTGCTTCTAcagaggggaggaggagaaaatgTCGGAGAAGATCAGCTGCTTCCGAAAACGCgaacaaaggagaaaagTTCAACAAGTCACGGCAGGCACAGGTTCAGTCTGCTTGGATCCGCTGTGAACGTCTCTCGCGGCTCCGGCTGAGGTCTGTGGCGTTGTGCTCtccggtgcatgcatgcagaacagagggtcctctctctgtctcctttctccttcttccactttccgTGGTGCACCATTTTGAAGCACAAAAGCAAAcgaccttcttcgtctgccgaGGCAACGAGGAACGccagcctctctcttcttctccgctgccgactctctctctcctccctctctctctccctctctctctcgccgtcgggtgtatgtacacccgacaGACGCCGGCCGCGGCCCCGCACACTTGA